Proteins encoded together in one Lutra lutra chromosome 4, mLutLut1.2, whole genome shotgun sequence window:
- the LOC125097248 gene encoding collagen alpha-1(I) chain-like — MELPDGLKSAVRTPGVRSPPGLAEGTERSGVAAGRAHGQGAQLPGCPQGGAAVAAAPFPRLPHPRRRHPSFRPARSPPSPRRRLPAALPRWPRASQAASERGERSGMGLGGSGEGGDSGRGSGFFRGSREQPPRRTAPPRAARRPATKTRVAAPVSLLRRPRRRRLQVSGARFPRGSPRGPAAPRRGQTGRPPDRPTYRPAERGRTGARGRCPRPACPPSPGPCLRLGAAPPAGRPLRPGARGSRPCWARASGGRRCRDPPGGEKAGHWGRASGARSLHRAHPQCPVGALCPAARIPDLGSHGCGDGEAETC, encoded by the exons ATGGAGTTGCCTGATGGTTTGA AGTCTGCGGTCCGGACCCCTGGAGTCCGAAGCCCGCCTGGGCTGGCGGAGGGGACCGAGCGGAGCGGGGTGGCAGCAGGCAGGGCGCACGGCCAGGGTGCCCAGCTCCCCGGCTGCCCGCAGGGTGGGGCCGCAGTGGCCGCCGCTCCCTTCCCGCGCCTTCCCCATCCCCGAAGACGACACCCCTCCTTCCGCCCGGCCCGCTCCCCACCCTCGCCGCGGCGCCGCCTCCCCGCCGCCCTCCCGCGCTGGCCCCGAGCCTCGCAGGCAGCCAGCGAGCGAGGGGAGCGCTCTGGGATGGGACTTGGAGGAAGCGGCGAAGGAGGAGACAGCGGCCGAGGCTCGGGCTTCTTCCGCGGCTCCCGCGAGCAACCCCCGAGGAGAACGGCGCCTCCCCGAGCGGCGAGGAGGCCGGCGACGAAGACCCGGGTGGCTGCGCCCGTCTCGCTGCTCAGGCGCCCGCGGCGACGGCGGCTGCAGGTGAGCGGGGCGCGCTTTCCCCGGGGATCTCCGCGCGGCCCCGCCGCCCCGAGGCGCGGACAGACCGGCCGACCGCCTGACAGACCTACATACCGACCCGCAGAGCGCGGGCGGACGGGCGCACGCGGGCGCTGCCCCAGGCCTGCGTGCCCGCCAAGCCCCGGCCCCTGCCTGCGGCTTGGCGCGGCGCCTCCGGCCGGGCGCCCCCTCCGCCCAGGGGCTCGTGGCTCCCGACCCTGCTGGGCGCGCGCGAGCGGCGGGCGGCGCTGCCGGGACCCCCCAGGCGGGGAGAAGGCTGGCCACTGGGGCCGGGCGAGCGGGGCGCGCTCCCTGCACCGGGCGCACCCGCAGTGCCCCGTGGGGGCGCTGTGCCCCGCGGCGCGCATTCCAGACCTGGGCTCCCATGGCTGCGGGGACGGGGAGGCTGAGACTTGTTGA